GGGCGTTCTTCGCCCGGCACCTGCTCGGCTCGCGGATCGTGACGCTCGAGCGCGTTCCAGCGGGCGCGGCGGTCGCACGATGAGCGCGGTCGTCCGTCTCGGCACGCAGGGCTGGTCCTACGACGACTGGAAGGGCGTCTTCTACCCGCCCGGCGCGAAGCAGGAGGACCGGCTGCCGTTCTACGCCGGGATCTTCGACACGGTCGAGCTCGACACCACCTTCTACCATGCGCCGCGCGCGACCATCGCGCGTTCGTGGGAGCGCAACACGCCCGCGGCGTTCCGCTTCGCCGCCAAGGTGCCGCGGGAGATCACCCACGACCTGCGCCTGCACGAGGTGGGCGAGCGGCTCGAGCAGTTCGCGCGGGCGATGGAGCCGCTGGGGGAGAAGCTCGGACCGCTGCTCGTGCAGATGCCCGCGGACTTCGAACGCGGCGCGGAGACCGAGCGCGATCTCGCGAAGTTCCTCGCGGGCGTCTCCGAAGGCCTGCGAGTCGCGCTCGAGTTCCGGCACGCCTCGTGGCACGCGCCGGCGATCCCCGAGCTCTTGCGCCGCCACGGCGCGGCGCTGGCGTGGACGGAGTGGCGGGAGCTGCCGCGGCGGACCGACGTGACCGCCGACTTCCTCTACCTGCGCTGGCTCGGGGACCGCAGGGAGATCGAGACCTACGATCGCGTCCAGGTGGATCGCGAGGATTCGTTCCGCGCCTGGGAGGCGGACCTGCTGCGGGTCTTCGGCGAGGTCCGGGAGGTCTACGGCTACTTCAACAACCACTGGGCCGGCCACTCGCCGGCGAGCGCGAACGAAATGAAGCGCCGGCTGGGTCTGCCGCACGTCGAGCCGCGCGAGCGCTGGCCGCAGGGCGAGCTGTTCTGAGCGGGGCGGGCCCGCCGGGACGGGCGGTGCGCGGCGGACGTCAGTGCGACGGACCGCCGGCTCCCGGCCTGCCCTTGACGCCTTCGAGCGCCTTGATCGCGGCCGAGCGCGAAGCGTCGATGTCGGCCTCGGGGCCGGACAAGTAGAGCCTGCCGAACGCCCCGAACAGCGAGGCGTCCACGAGCTTCACGTGCGCGGCCTTCAGCGCCTCGTTCGCGGCGAAGGCGATGTAGCCCGCCGGCTCGCATTCGAGGATGAAGAGGGATTCGCCGGCGATGAGCATGTCGCCGTAGCGCATCTTGTTGATGACCTGCGCATGGTACGGCTCGACGGCGCGGATGACCTGGTCCGAGACGACGCGCGGCTTGACCCGGTCGTGCTCGGCCACGCCGAGGTGGGCGAGGACCGCGGCGCCGGCGTCGAGCACCTGGCCCTTGTCGCGGTGGTGGATCTCGAGCAGGCCGAACGCGCGCTCGACCACCATGATCGCGGGTGTCGCCCGGGTGGCCTTGAGCGCCACGTCGGTGATGCGATTGATGATCAGGCCGGGCGCGGTCTCGATGAGCATCGAGGCGTCGTGCGGAACCGGCAGGAAGCCGCGCGCGGTCGTGCCGATGAAGGCGGCCAGCTGCGGCTGCAGCGAATCGAGGAAGACGTAGGTGCGAAGGGTGACGTCGGCCATAGGGGCGCCACCGTACGGCCCGGGCGGGCCGCGGGTCAATCGCCCGCGCTTAGCCCAGCTCGCCGAGCCGCTGCCAGAGCGAATCGACCTCGGCGCGCAGGCGTTCGTACTCGCCGACGAGCGACTTCGAGCGCGACGCGTCGTGATACAGCTCGGGGTCGGCGAGCTGGTTCTCGAGCTCCCGGATCCGTGCCTCGCGCTGCTCGATGTCGCGCTCGAGCCGCGCGACTTCCTTTTCGCGCTGCTGCCGCTGCGATCGCGCCGTGCGCGACGCCTTCCGATCCGCCTCGCGCGCCGCGGCTCCGGCTCCGGCGCCCGCCCGGCCGCGGACCGCCGTCGCGGGTTTCGTCGCCGCGCCGGCTCTCGCGGCCGCGGGCTTCGCCGTCTCGACCGGTTCGGGCGGCGGACCGGCCGCGCGCGCGATACGTGCCGCCTCGTAGTCGTCGTAGCCGCCCGGGTAGAGCACGACGCGGCCTTCGTGGACCTCGATCACCCGGGTCGCGACGCGGGCCATGAGCGAACGGTCGTGCGTGACCACGACGAGGGCGCCGGGGTACTGCTCGAGCGCGTCCTCGAGCACCTCCTTGCCCGCCAGGTCGAGGTGATGCGTGGGCTCGTCGAGGAGCAGCAGGTTGGTGGGCAGCAGCAGCAGCCGCGCGAGCGCCACTCGCTGGCGTTCGCCGCCCGACAGGACGCGGCAGAGCTTGAACACGTCGTCCCCCTGGAACAGGAAGCTGCCGAGCAGGCTGCGCAGCCTCGGGCGCCAGGCGTCGCTCGCGACCTCCTCGACCGCGTCCAGGACGGTGTGCGCACCCTCCAGGGTCTCGGCCGCGTGCTGCGCGAAGTAGCTCATGCGGGTGAGCGGCGTGTCCTCCCGGAGGCCCTCGCGCGGCTCGAGCTGGCCGGCCAGCATGCGCAACAGCGTCGTCTTGCCCGCCCCGTTGGGGCCGACGATCGCGAGCTTCTCGCCGCGCGTGACCTCGACGCTGGCGTGCGACAGCACGTCGCGGGAGTCGTAGCCGAACGAGGCGTCGCGCAGCTGGACGAGCAGCCGGCCCGAGTGGGGAGGCGCGGGGAAGGAGAGCCGCAGGCGGCCGGCGCGCCGGGGCAGGACGACGCGCTCGGCCTTGAGGCGTTCGATCTGCTTGCGCTTGCTCTGCGCCTGCGCCGCCTTGGTGTTCTTGGCGCCGAAGCGCTCGACGAACCGCGAGAGCTGCTCGATCTTCGATTCGAGCTGGGCGTTCGTCGCCGCCGCCTGCTCGCGTCGCAGCTCCTTTTCCTCGAGGTAGCGCGTGAAGCCCATGGAGTAGCCGGTCAGCGTGCCGTGCTCCAGCTCGCGGACCTCGCTCGCGACCCGGTCGAGGAACACGCGATCGTGCGAGACGACGATGAGCCCGCCGTGAAAACCGTCGAGGTAGTCCTCCAGCCACTCCATCGCCGGCAGGTCGAGATGGTTGGTGGGCTCGTCCATGATGAGCACGGTCGGGTCGGCGAGCAGCAGCGCCGCGAGCGCCGCGCGCATCCGCCAGCCGCCCGAGAACTCGGCCAGCGGCCGATCCTGGTCGGCGACGGAGAATCCCAGCCCGCCGAGCACGCGCCGCGCCTCCGGCTCGAGCCGATGCTCGGCGTGCAGCTCGAGATGGTGCTGGAGTTCGCCGGAGCGCTCGAGCAGACCCTCCAGCTCGGGATCGTCCGCGGCGATGCCGGACAGGCGCGCGTGGATCTCGTCCAGCTCCTCGCGCATTCCGAGCAGCGCGCGGTGCGCCTCGAGCGCGCGGTCGAGCACGCTGCCGGTGAAGGTTTCGGCCGCCTCCTGCGGCAGGTAGCCGATGCGCGTGCCCTTCGCGAGCACGCGCGTGCCGCTCTCGGGCGAGTACTCTCCGAGGATGACCCGCAGCAGCGTGGTCTTGCCCGCGCCGTTGGGGCCGACCAGCGCGCAGCGGTCCCCGGGTGCGATCACCCAGTCCAGCCGGTCGAACAGGACCCGCTGGCCGATCGAGTAGCGCAGGCCCTGCAGTTGGATCAATCCGTACTCCCGGGCGGCGTTGACGGTCCCCGAGGGGGACCGGGATAATGTCCGTGGCACGGTCTCCGAGGCCCTTGCCGGACCACGACCGCACGGCTTCCGCATCTCGACAGAGGGGCGCCCCCTGAAACTCCTCTTCCGGCTCGCACGACGACGGATTCTGCAGCCCTGCGCCGCGCTCGCGGCGCTGCTGGCGCTGTCCGCGTCCGTCCCGGCTCCCGCGGGCGCCGCCTACATGATCCTTGGCGGCGGCATCCGGCCGAAGGACTTCTCGCTCGTGAAGCAGGGTGGCTATTACCACCTTTTCTACATCCGCAACAACACCGCCCTGCCGGCCGAGCAGACCGAGACGGACTTCGGGCACTCCGTCTCGACGGACCTCTACCACTGGACCCAGCTTCCGAACGCCCTGGGCGTGGACCTCGGAGAATGGGACAACGCGCACCTGTGGGCGCCGTCCGTGTTCCAGCACGACGGGCTGTGGTGGATGTTCTACACGGGGGTCAGCGACTGGCCGGGGGAGTTCGAGCGGACGCAGCGGATGGGCGTCGCGGTGTCCTCCGACCTTTCGAGGTGGCAGCATTACGAACCGGTGTTCGACGCTTCGATGACCAGCTGGGCCTGGTGGAACCAGCTGGATCCCGGCCCGGCGTTTCGCGACCCGTTCGTGATGCCCGACCCGGCGGCGCCGGGCCACTGGCTCATGTACTACACGGCCTCGTACGGGGCCGACACGGCGGCGACGGTCGTCGGGGTCGCGGGCTCCGACGGCGACCTCCTGCAGTGGCACGACGTCAAGCCGCTGCTCATCACCTGGCGCGCGTACACGTACAACCAGCTCACCGAATCGCCGCACGTGTTCGAGCACGCCGGTCTCTGGTACCTGCTGCTGACGAGCAGCGCCGGCCAGCCGCTGTCGCTCTACACGTCGCCGGACCCGATCGCCGACCCCGGGCAGTGGACCTACCGCGGGCGGCTGAGCGCCATGCTGGGATTCGACACCAGCACGTGGTTCGCGTCGGAGTACTTCCGCGACGGCACGCGCGAGTACCTCTGCTTCGTGAACGGCGACCGCATCGAGATCCGGCAGATCCAGTGGAGCGGGTCGTGGTCGTTCTCGCTCGTCCAGCCTCCTCTGCTGCACGTTGTCAACATGGACTGGGTTTCGCCGAACGTGCCGTCGGGGGAGCAGGCGACGCTCAAGACCGTGATGACCAATCCTCTCAGCGGTCTGCTCGACTTCGAGACGCTGGTGGTGGATTCGAGCGGGATCGAGACTCCCGTGCCTCCCGAGAGCCTGGGATTCAACCGCTCGCCGCGGGTCTGGTCGGACACCAGCTACGTGGTCTGGATCGCACGGCGCTGGCCGCGCGTACCGGACGACGACACCACGACGGTCAGCCGATTCCGGTTCCGCTGCTCGGACCAGACCGCCGCGAGCGGCATTCTCACGGTGCGCGCGCCGCGGCCCGCCGCGCCGCCCGACACCGCGAATCCCAACCTGCCCGAGTTGCCGGCGCCGCCCGACCCGGACGGCTGGATGGCGCGCGGCTCGCTGATGCGGGCCCTCTCGGGCGCGCCGCTGGGCTCCGGCCCCGCGCTCTCGATCGATCTGCCCGCCGCGGCCCGGGCGCGGGTGGACCTGTACGACCTCGGCGGGCGGCGCGTGCGCACGCTCGCCGATCGAGTCCTGCCGGCCGGCGTCACGGTGCTGCGCTGGGACGGCCGGGACGGAGCGGGGACGGCCCTGCCGAATGGGCTGTACTTCGCCCGCCTCACCGCCGCGGGCCGCGTCGCACGGACGCGGCTGCCGCTGCTGCCGCGCTAACGCGAAAGGTTTTCCGGGTTCAGTCCCTCGAGGTCCTTCACCACGAAGCGACCGTCGTGGCGCACGCGTTCGCCGTCGAACCAGACCTCGCCGCCGCCGTACTCCGGCCGCTGGATCAGCACCAGGTCCCAGTGGATCTTCGAGCGGTTCCCGTTGCCGGCCGTCTCGTAGCTCTGGCCGGGAGTGAAGTGGAGCGAGCCCGCGATCTTCTCGTCGAACAGGGTGTCCTTCATGGGCGTGAGGATGTGCGGGTTGAAGCCGAGAGAGAACTCGCCGATGAAGCGTGCGCCTTCGTCCACGCCGAGCAGCGCGTCGAGCTTGTCCTGGGGATTGCCCTTCGCCTCGACGATGCGTCCCTTCTCGAAGCGGAATTCGAGTCCGTCGTAGGTCGTTCCGAGGTACAGCGAGGGCGTGCTGTAGCGGATCGTGCCCTCGACCGAGTCCCGGACCGGGGCGGTGAAGCACTCGCCGTCGGGGATGTTCCGCTCGCCGTGGCAGGAGACGGCGCCGATGCCCTTGATGCTGAACGTCAGGTCGGTGCCCGGGCCGGTGAGGCGCACCCGGTCGGTCTTCAGCATTCGCTCGCGCAGCGGCTGGATCGCCTCGCGCATGCGGGCGTAGTCCACGTTGCAGACCCGGAAGTAGAAGTCCTCGAACGCGGCCGTGCTCATGTTCGCGAGCTGCGCCATCGCGGCGTTGGGGTAGCGCAGCACGACCCACTTCGTGTGGTTCACGCGGTAGTTCAGGTGCACCGGTTGCGCGACCCGCTGCTGGTAGAGCGCCATCCTGTCGGCGGGCACGTCCGAGAGTTCGCTGACGTTCTCCGCGGCGCGGATGCCCACGTAGGCCTGCACCGCCTTCATCTGGTGCAGCTCGAGCCCGGCCTGCACGTCGAGTTGCGCCTCGGTGGCCGCGAGGAGCTGGCTGCGGATGACGGCGTTGCTGCGCAGCGACACGATCGGGATGGCCCCGGCGCGCTGGATTTCCTCGACGAGGTCGATGACGAGACCGTCGGCGAGGTCGAACGCTTCGACCAGCGCGACCTCGCCGGGCTGGAGCCGGGTGGAGTGGCGCACGATGAGTTGCGCCAGCTGCTGCGTGCGATGGTCGCGCATGAGGCGATCTCCGGTCCGGATTCGGTCGTGCGTTCCTGTGGGACTTCCGTGACGGACGAACGCTAGCACAGGGGCGCTCGGGCGTGCGTCGTCGCGGCAGGGCACGTCGCGGATCCGCTGGTGGCGTTCGCGCGCGCACGAGTCACGAGCCGCAACTTCACGGTTCTCGAACATCGCGGGCGTCACCCGCGACATCTACGATACGGACGCCCGCCGGGTGGACCCTCGCAGGATCGGCTGTCTATACTGGCGCGACCTTCGCTGCACGTGCGTCGCCGGCCGGAATGGCCGGTCCATCACCCCGGGGGAACGACATGGCGGATTGGGACGTCATCGCCAAGCAGCGCCTGACGGAGGACTGGGCCACGCTGCGCGCCGCCTACCTGCCGCTCAACCAGGCGATGCGGCGCACCGTCGAGTTCCTCGACAAGGGGGGCGGCACCTTCGACGAGCTGCTCACCGTGGTGCGTGAACGCGTCGAAGGCTCGCTTCACAACCTGACCGCCCTCGCGAATCGCCGCTCGCCGTGGGTGCGCCTCGAGGCGATCCGCAATCTTCGCGTGCTGGCGACCGGCGTGCGCGGCGCGGCGGCCGACGACCCGCGCGCGCTGCTGCGCTACCTGTTCGCGCTTTCCGAACTGCTCGGCAACATCTGGCGGGACGCGCCGACCGACGCCCGCGTGGCCGAGAATCTGGTGATCGAGGGACCGCTCGACTTCTGGTTCGGCTGCGACTGCTGCGCGGTCGGCAGGCTCCGGCCGGCGGGACCCGATGATCCGCCCGACGTGCTGCGCGGTCGTGAGGTGCAGATCGTCTGGGAGGTGGACGCGCTGTTCGCGTGGACGCTCGACGAGTTCGAGGACTATCTCGCCAGCGAGCGCTACGCGCTGCCCACGACCCCGCGCATCGCCGCGACCGAGGACCTCGGCCTGCCGGTGGTGGACATTCCCGCCGAGGCGTTGCGGCGCGAGCGCGAACTGTTCGAGGGTCAGGGAGGCGGACTTTACGGAGCGGTGGATCTCAAGTACTTCGAACTCAGCTAGTTGCCCGCCCTGTCTTAAGGCGGGTTCGAACCCGGTCGCGCACTCGGTCCGGAGGGCTTCCGGACCACTCCCTTCCTCAATGTGGAGGCTCATTCATGAAGCGAATCGTCCTGTCGTTCGTCGCGGTCGTCGCGGTTCTCGGCGCGTCCCTGGCGCTCGCCGACGGCATGGCCAAGGGCAAGGCCGGCAACTGGAAGGGTGAGGTGCTGGACGCGGGCTGCTACCTTGGCCACGGCGCGATGGGCGAGAAGCACAAGGAGTGCGCGCTGCGCTGCGCGCGCAACGGCATGCCGATCATGCTCATGACCGCCGACGGCAAGGCCGTGCTGCTCACGCCGAACCACGACGACGGCGATCCCTACGAGAAGCTCAAGGGCTGGGCGGGCTCGGTCGTCGAGGTGACCGGAACGATGAGCACGCGTGGCGGCGTCACGGGCATCGACGTGACCGGCGCGAAGCTCGCGGCCGCCAAGTAATCCGGAAGGCGCGCGCCCGGCCCCTCGGGGTCGGACGCGCGCGCCGTCCCTTCCCTGCTCGTGCGCAATCTCGTCCGGGCCGTCCTGCTGGCCGCCGTCGTCGGCGTCGTCGGGTTCGCGATCGTCGTACGCGCGGACCTGCCGGCGGCCGAACGCGGCCGCCGCCTCGCCGAGCGGTCCGGCTGCTTCAGCTGCCACGGCCCCGGCGGAATCAAGGGGGTCGCGAATCACGGCCGCAGCGATCTCACGGTGCCCGGCTTCGAGGGTGACGTGATGATGTTCGCGAAGAACGACGAGGAACTGCGCGAGTGGATCCGTGACGGCGTGACCGCGCGCAAGGCGAAGAGCGAGTCGTGGAAAGCCGCCAGCGCACGCGGCGCGTTGCGCATGCCGGCCTACGGCGACCGGTTCGGCCGGCGGGGCCTGGACGACCTCGTCGCCTACGTGAACGTGATGGCGGGCAATCCCGAGCCGCAGGATTCGCTCGCCCGCGCGGGCCTGGAGCGCATCGAGGCGCTCGGCTGCATCGGCTGCCACGGCCCGGGCGGACGCCTCGCGCCACGGAATCCCGGTTCGCTCAAGGGGTACGTGCCCTCGTGGGACGGACGCGATTTCGCGGAGCTGGTCCGCGATCGCCGCGAGTTCCACCAGTGGGTGGCCGACGGGGTGAGCGACCGATTCAAGCGAAACGCGCTCGCCATGCACTTCCTCGAGCGCGCGAACCTGCGCATGCCCGCTTTCAAGGACCACCTGCAGCCCGGCGACGAGGATGCCATCTGGGCCTACGTGCAATGGCTGCGGCGCACTCCTCATTGAGGAGCTCCGCCCGCGCGAGCGGGTCCGTTCCCGGCCCGGCACGCGCGGAAGCGCGGCGCACGCGCTTGCGCGCGCCACGACGGCGCGGGTAATCTCGCGCGCCGCGCGCCGTGGTGGCGCGCCGGTTTCCGCACGACCTTCGGGAGATCCATGACCGCCTACAAGCACCGGCTGCGCCGCAAGCGGGCCAAGCAGGCCTCGCGCAAGAAGGCCGACAAGGCCGCCGCCGCGAAGAAGAAGCGGCGCTAGCGAGCTGCTCGCCGCGCCGGATCGGCCGCGCGCCGCCTCAGGCGGCGTCGCTGGCTGGCGGTCGCGGCTTCCCGTCGGCGGGCCGCCGCAGGGTGGCCGACGGGCGAGGCGAGGGCCCTGCCTCGTGCACGCCGCCGGCGCCGGCGGCCTTCGCCGGGGGCCCGGTGCCCGCCGGCCCGGACGCCGGGCGCGGCATCGTCCCCGAAGGGCGCGGCTGCACGCTCGCGGGAGTGAGCCCCATGGCCGGCGAATCGGCGCCCGGGACCGCCGCCCGCGGACTGCGAGCCTGGATCTCGGCCAGCACCCGCTGCGCGAGGGACTCCGCCTGCGGTCCGGCCTTGATCTCGTCGGTGCTCGCGGAGATCACGAAGATGCGGTGGTTGTTGCCGCCGGCGTCGGAGGGGAACAGGAAAAATCCGTCGCGATCCGGCGACCACGAGAGCGTGTACCCGCAGACGAACTCGTCGTCGCGAAAGCGCACCGCGATCTTGCGTCCCTGCGCCGTTTCGGCGGGACCTTCGACGAAGCCCCGCAGGTCCTGCCGCGAGGAATCGCCCTCGAGCGAGCGCACGAAGAACAGCGCCTTGAGGTGCCGGCAGC
The window above is part of the Candidatus Eisenbacteria bacterium genome. Proteins encoded here:
- a CDS encoding DUF72 domain-containing protein is translated as MSAVVRLGTQGWSYDDWKGVFYPPGAKQEDRLPFYAGIFDTVELDTTFYHAPRATIARSWERNTPAAFRFAAKVPREITHDLRLHEVGERLEQFARAMEPLGEKLGPLLVQMPADFERGAETERDLAKFLAGVSEGLRVALEFRHASWHAPAIPELLRRHGAALAWTEWRELPRRTDVTADFLYLRWLGDRREIETYDRVQVDREDSFRAWEADLLRVFGEVREVYGYFNNHWAGHSPASANEMKRRLGLPHVEPRERWPQGELF
- a CDS encoding c-type cytochrome, whose protein sequence is MRNLVRAVLLAAVVGVVGFAIVVRADLPAAERGRRLAERSGCFSCHGPGGIKGVANHGRSDLTVPGFEGDVMMFAKNDEELREWIRDGVTARKAKSESWKAASARGALRMPAYGDRFGRRGLDDLVAYVNVMAGNPEPQDSLARAGLERIEALGCIGCHGPGGRLAPRNPGSLKGYVPSWDGRDFAELVRDRREFHQWVADGVSDRFKRNALAMHFLERANLRMPAFKDHLQPGDEDAIWAYVQWLRRTPH
- a CDS encoding aminopeptidase; amino-acid sequence: MRDHRTQQLAQLIVRHSTRLQPGEVALVEAFDLADGLVIDLVEEIQRAGAIPIVSLRSNAVIRSQLLAATEAQLDVQAGLELHQMKAVQAYVGIRAAENVSELSDVPADRMALYQQRVAQPVHLNYRVNHTKWVVLRYPNAAMAQLANMSTAAFEDFYFRVCNVDYARMREAIQPLRERMLKTDRVRLTGPGTDLTFSIKGIGAVSCHGERNIPDGECFTAPVRDSVEGTIRYSTPSLYLGTTYDGLEFRFEKGRIVEAKGNPQDKLDALLGVDEGARFIGEFSLGFNPHILTPMKDTLFDEKIAGSLHFTPGQSYETAGNGNRSKIHWDLVLIQRPEYGGGEVWFDGERVRHDGRFVVKDLEGLNPENLSR
- a CDS encoding ABC-F family ATP-binding cassette domain-containing protein, whose amino-acid sequence is MIQLQGLRYSIGQRVLFDRLDWVIAPGDRCALVGPNGAGKTTLLRVILGEYSPESGTRVLAKGTRIGYLPQEAAETFTGSVLDRALEAHRALLGMREELDEIHARLSGIAADDPELEGLLERSGELQHHLELHAEHRLEPEARRVLGGLGFSVADQDRPLAEFSGGWRMRAALAALLLADPTVLIMDEPTNHLDLPAMEWLEDYLDGFHGGLIVVSHDRVFLDRVASEVRELEHGTLTGYSMGFTRYLEEKELRREQAAATNAQLESKIEQLSRFVERFGAKNTKAAQAQSKRKQIERLKAERVVLPRRAGRLRLSFPAPPHSGRLLVQLRDASFGYDSRDVLSHASVEVTRGEKLAIVGPNGAGKTTLLRMLAGQLEPREGLREDTPLTRMSYFAQHAAETLEGAHTVLDAVEEVASDAWRPRLRSLLGSFLFQGDDVFKLCRVLSGGERQRVALARLLLLPTNLLLLDEPTHHLDLAGKEVLEDALEQYPGALVVVTHDRSLMARVATRVIEVHEGRVVLYPGGYDDYEAARIARAAGPPPEPVETAKPAAARAGAATKPATAVRGRAGAGAGAAAREADRKASRTARSQRQQREKEVARLERDIEQREARIRELENQLADPELYHDASRSKSLVGEYERLRAEVDSLWQRLGELG
- a CDS encoding family 43 glycosylhydrolase is translated as MILGGGIRPKDFSLVKQGGYYHLFYIRNNTALPAEQTETDFGHSVSTDLYHWTQLPNALGVDLGEWDNAHLWAPSVFQHDGLWWMFYTGVSDWPGEFERTQRMGVAVSSDLSRWQHYEPVFDASMTSWAWWNQLDPGPAFRDPFVMPDPAAPGHWLMYYTASYGADTAATVVGVAGSDGDLLQWHDVKPLLITWRAYTYNQLTESPHVFEHAGLWYLLLTSSAGQPLSLYTSPDPIADPGQWTYRGRLSAMLGFDTSTWFASEYFRDGTREYLCFVNGDRIEIRQIQWSGSWSFSLVQPPLLHVVNMDWVSPNVPSGEQATLKTVMTNPLSGLLDFETLVVDSSGIETPVPPESLGFNRSPRVWSDTSYVVWIARRWPRVPDDDTTTVSRFRFRCSDQTAASGILTVRAPRPAAPPDTANPNLPELPAPPDPDGWMARGSLMRALSGAPLGSGPALSIDLPAAARARVDLYDLGGRRVRTLADRVLPAGVTVLRWDGRDGAGTALPNGLYFARLTAAGRVARTRLPLLPR